A stretch of the Sorangium aterium genome encodes the following:
- a CDS encoding aldo/keto reductase yields the protein MNSRPLGDTGISVSEIGLGAWQLANPDWGIHDRAAALRIIDRSLDAGCTFFDTAPAYAAHGRGLSEELLGQALKHVRQKVVICTKFGRSPEGSTNFDTSAIRPSLEGSLRRLQTDYVDILLLHSPPRELMDGRCSSQYAELEKLKTEGKLRVYGVSLDWRVDAETVVETTRSKALEVLYNVFHQEPGGAFPAAKERGVGLIAKVPLDSGWLSGRYRRDAEFTDVRRRWSPEVLARRTALVERLAALLPPGTSMTHAALQYILAQPQVSTVIPGAKSVEQALDNFAAANARLAPETVDAIRALWQRELKDDPLPW from the coding sequence ATGAACAGCCGTCCCCTCGGCGATACGGGCATATCGGTAAGTGAAATCGGCCTCGGCGCTTGGCAGCTCGCCAACCCGGACTGGGGCATCCATGATCGCGCGGCTGCCTTACGCATCATCGACCGATCGCTCGATGCCGGGTGCACCTTCTTCGACACCGCTCCCGCGTACGCCGCCCACGGCCGTGGGCTCAGCGAGGAGCTGCTGGGGCAGGCGCTGAAGCACGTCCGCCAGAAGGTGGTCATCTGCACCAAGTTCGGTCGCAGCCCCGAAGGGAGCACCAACTTCGATACCAGCGCCATCCGGCCTTCGCTCGAAGGGAGCCTGCGCCGCCTGCAGACCGACTACGTCGACATCCTGTTGCTCCACAGCCCACCCCGGGAGCTCATGGATGGCCGGTGCTCGTCCCAGTACGCGGAGCTGGAGAAGCTCAAGACGGAAGGAAAGCTCAGGGTCTATGGCGTATCCCTGGACTGGCGAGTCGACGCGGAGACGGTCGTCGAGACCACCCGAAGCAAGGCGCTCGAAGTCCTGTACAACGTTTTTCACCAAGAGCCCGGCGGCGCGTTCCCGGCGGCGAAAGAGAGGGGAGTCGGGCTGATCGCGAAGGTGCCGCTCGACTCGGGCTGGCTGTCCGGAAGGTATCGCCGCGACGCCGAGTTCACCGACGTGCGCCGCCGCTGGTCACCCGAGGTCCTCGCCCGCCGCACCGCGCTCGTCGAGCGGCTCGCGGCCCTGTTGCCCCCGGGCACCTCGATGACGCACGCCGCGCTCCAGTACATCCTGGCCCAGCCGCAGGTATCCACCGTCATCCCCGGCGCGAAGTCCGTCGAGCAGGCCCTCGACAACTTCGCCGCTGCAAACGCGCGGCTTGCCCCCGAGACCGTCGATGCCATTCGCGCGCTCTGGCAGCGCGAGCTGAAGGACGATCCGCTGCCCTGGTGA